The genome window GCAGTTTCCAGGTTTGCCAGGACCAACTTTATGGCTTCCATAGCATAGGGGTCGGTAAAACAGCTGGCTGCGGTTGAAGCCACGGCCTCCACGGCGTGTGCCATAACGTCCATCCCAGTATTGGCAGTAATATGAGGCGGCATTTTTGCAGGCAGAGCCGGATCAAGTATAGCTAAATCGGGAACCATATCTCCGGCAACAATGGGATATTTTATATGATTTTCAGTGTCCGTGATGACTGAAAAGGCTGTAATTTCAGAAGCGGTTCCGCTGGTTGAGGGAATAGCCACGAATTTGGCTTTATTCCGCAGAGCAGGCATAGAACCGGGTTCAATAATATCCTCGAAGCTAAGCTTGGGATGTTCATAGAAACACCACATGATTTTGGCAGCATCTAATGCGGAACCACCCCCAATGGCCACAATCCAATCAGGATTAAAAGCATTCATTTCGGCAGCGCCTCTTTTGACCGTAAGAACAGAGGGGTTAGGCTCAACACCATCTATGATAATCGTTTCCATTCCCGCTTTTTGAAGTAGCTTTTCAGCCTGATCGAGAAAGCCGAACTTTTTCATGGAGCTTCCGCCTGTTACTAAAGCCGCTTTTTTACCTTTGAGTGTCGCAAGCTTTTCCATAGAACCTTCACCATATACGATGTCTCTTGGAATAGAAAAATTCATAACTGCCATATTACTCTCCCATTTATAGATATTTTATTATCGATATTTTAATATCTTTAAAATTGAGGATTCTGTCAAGAGAAATGAAAATTTAATTGAAAATTATTTATAGAACCCTGAAGAAGGGCTCCCACCCGTGTCTAAAAGACAGAAGACCACCAATGGACAGAACGGGCCTAGTGGAATCAGTCCAGCCTGTCGGCCATCCCATACTCAATGAGTTTGTTTTGTATGGTTCTTCTGGTAATGCCGAGTT of Oceanispirochaeta crateris contains these proteins:
- a CDS encoding iron-containing alcohol dehydrogenase, coding for MAVMNFSIPRDIVYGEGSMEKLATLKGKKAALVTGGSSMKKFGFLDQAEKLLQKAGMETIIIDGVEPNPSVLTVKRGAAEMNAFNPDWIVAIGGGSALDAAKIMWCFYEHPKLSFEDIIEPGSMPALRNKAKFVAIPSTSGTASEITAFSVITDTENHIKYPIVAGDMVPDLAILDPALPAKMPPHITANTGMDVMAHAVEAVASTAASCFTDPYAMEAIKLVLANLETAFKSGNDMEARYNMHNASCLAGMAFTNASLGLVHSLAHKIGGEFGVTHGLANAIMLPYIIDFNRKFTDKYSMVEKNIGIKDLAEALRGLNKALGIPSCFKDCKEVDFNEEKFLDVLDRMSKNAHGDPCTLTNPGAPTVADVKAIYEASYYGKSMK